GTCATCGCCCCGTTTTCCCCTTTTGCTGCTCGTAACGAAAGAACGTTATTTTCTGTTTAGTTGCAGGAATGGTccaaatatacatatctatataatatacttttttggTTTTAACGAGAGAAAAGAACTTTCTTCTTTCCAAAATACAATTCAATTAGTGGCGCTTATTCGTTTATGTTGTTTTGGTGATGCGCGTCAGCAATGATTTcctgcaaaaagaaaacaaaaaattaatcaatttgtatttataagaATAGACGTTGATATCGTGAGAATAGAGACTTACATTCGTGTTACATTCGATAGCTTCGTTCACTGCTGCCGCGACTGCCTTATCACTTATCTCAATCTCCTCAATAGCCtttagagagaaagagaataaaagCATTAGTGGCGTTAATAACTACTTAGtcactatattaaaaaatgcagtcGCAGTATTAATGATCAGATGGCCCCTCGCTCATTAATCTTCGTCGGTCAGTAAACTCAATAACGACCTTCAGACTCACTTACGCTTATCGAGCGTAAATGATCTCTTGGCGATCATCATGCAAGAATCATATCAATTACGAACTATCCTATTAGATAGACTAGTTGAGAAGTCTTTATCCAGTAATCATCATAGAGACATCATCAAAaacgtattattaatttttcattattatgcaaattgctaataaaatgCTAATAGCTAGAATTTTTAAGGAACTATTATGGACTCTCATCATCACATAAGGTGCAAACACATCTCTCGTTACATCTCTCTCGCTACTTTTTTAtacagaataataatttaagaacgATATATTCCCATGTTTTTTCccattaaaatatgtattaaatgtaCGTACTATATACGTACATTTATAAACGtattaaataaacgtaaatAGAATCTGCGGCGATTATGCAAATTATGATATCAGATGAAGTCGAGATATGTTCAGATTCTCCTCGCATATGTATTCAAAACGATCGATCGATGCTATCCGTGCATCATCGACAATGACTCATTCGATGTTAATAATAGCGCGGGCGTAGCATGTACGTGATTATAATCTTCAGACTGCGGCTAGACTgggaatatatatatcaccTTGGTGACTGAGGCGACGTCCTCGGTGATAGCCGGCGCTGTTGGCGGGGAGGCGGGTGCCTCAGCCGGCACAGCCGGTGGTGCAACCTTAGGAGCCTCATCGGCGCTTTCCGTCGTGCTGACATCGTGGGCGATGTTGTTTTCTACCGGCGTCTCGATTTCCGGAGCGTTCTGTAAAATACAGTTCTGTTTGTGTTACGCAATTCTCATTCTCccgcgttttcttttttttctctctctctttcttcaaATCCAAACCCAACATGCTGTAACGAGAACGAAAGATCAATTCTGCTGCGCAACTTCCATTCCGAAAGAAAGATCTCGATCTGGATTTTCTTTCTCACGAATTATCATCAGAGTTAATTAGCTGTCCCAAGCAAATCGCGAGATGTATATTGCGAGATAACTATTCTTGGATTGTTCAGGGATAgagctataaataaataattagtaataaaaataattctgataCGTAAGATACAAgagattaattttctatataaatagttaataataatttaataataacggaacaataatgataaaagtataatttgtgacgaatataagaaaatgtaaCACCAAAGTACATCATACATCTCTGATTTTGGTCTGCATTACTTAATAGTGCACCAGACAATGCCTATTACCTCCTCGCTTGAAGCGCGCCGTGTAACGACGAAATGCCACAGCAGAATTGTTTCGTCATGCTTCGGGCAGCGCAAAGAATTGAAAACCCCGCTGACGAACCCTCAGATAAGAAAACTCATGCGCAAGTACAAGATGCTTACGACACAACAGATGCAATTACGAGAACAGCACGACAGTAAGTATCGAGCTCTTCTAATGAGTAAGTCTatcgaaaatctaaaaaaacgCCTGCTACCACGCGCGTGTGTCATTAGTTCAACTTGTTTTACGTCTATCAATGAGATTCGCACTAGAGGTACCTCTAATATTCGAGCGTCTATGTTATATTAGTATAAGAGAGCGTTCGATacgaaaaaagataataatcttctacggaaataatattaattgacacGGCAGCGCAATTTGTTTGCTATTTGCCGCGCCGCCAAAAAATGCTCTACTACAGCGCATCAATTTTAATCGTATAAAAagatatgttaatattatcaagaaaaccAAGAGGCAAACAACACAGGTGGTAATTGGTAGTTGTGGTACGGGCTTTTAAGACGGGGTGGAAGCGTCGGAGGACATCGAGCAGCAGAGTAAGGCTGGTGTTAATCACGTTCGACAAAACGAAGGATGCACACGATACGAGACCCTCAGGCTTTATTGGAACACAATGGGGGTGTGTATCGGGATGGAAAATGGCGGGCTTTTCTGAGAACCGACCGGCTCCGGTCGTGCATCGGCACACCCGAACaacaaagtaattttgttCTCGATGATGAGAATCGTGCAAGATGTCCCGTCCTGTCGTCGCTGTCAGTCTCATTCGATGTTACCCTTCGTCGAGAGAACGGGGCGGAAAGGCGAGGCTGTTTCTAGCGGATGGGAGAATTCTTTTAGGAAAAATTGGATACTTGTGTCGATGATCTTCGGATAGCGGAGCGCTGGTGGGATTTCGGAGAGAGGAATCGGGAGTCGGGAGAGccgatgttttttttttttttttttttcatactatAAGACCACAGAGACAGTACTGTGCGGACCGTACGACGAAGATATACGTGGAACGAAGCGTCCGCCAAAGAACTTTGGCCGGTCGCATTCATGCCAGGAGGTTGTGTTGCATGTTAGTCACCTGGTGATGCTCCTTGGTGGCAATCGACGGGACGATGTTCGACAACTGACATGATAAGGCCGCTTCCTGACTTTCGGTCTCCGCTGAGTACTCGGTCGTCAGCCTCCCCTTCAACTCAATGTTCGATTGATTGCACGAATTTGTCCGCGGTTTGCTTAGCGATTGCTCGCTACCGTCCTGATCGTACGAGGGGATTTGCGAGCGATCTTTCGTGGCGGTTTCGGTCGCGATGCCGGATGCGAGACTGATATTGGATTGATGGCTGGGACTTATAGGCGGTGTGAGGAGCGTCTCCGTCGGGTCTCTCGGGTTGGCCGCGTGCTCGACGGGAGTTGGTGGTGACTCGAGTACAGACGCGTTCGGGGAAACAACCGGCGGTAACGGGCAGGACAGCTCTTCCGGTGGTAAAGGATAATCGAAGGAATCTAAGCTCTGCGCTCCCGTGTCCTCGGGCGCCGGGGGGAGATCCTCCAACGAGATAGGCACGCTTTCAGATTCGGGCGAGAGAACTCGCGTTTGCGATTCGTTTGAGTGCTTCTCTGAAAGAGAATTTGTCGGAGCGTCTGAAAGCCGCGACGGCGAACGATGCGTCGGTTCTGAATCGTTCAAAGGACAAGATTCGCCCGGCGATGTTACACGATCTTTCGGTGAAAGAGAACACCTCTCGCCCTCTTCGGTTTGCTCGATTTGCGAGGAGGATGCTACAATTTGTTCCACCTCAACTGCGCTCACTGTGCTTTGAAGCTCAGGTGTTTGCGGACTGAATGTAGCTAAATCTTCAGGTGGAGAAGGCAGCGTGTCTTCAATATCAAATGTCTTCTCGTTTTTCGTAAAACCATCAGGCACGCCGGCGAGATCAATTAAAGGCTGTTCAATTGCCGCGTCTTCCGGGGCGGATGTATCTTCTTCGAAAATCAAAGTCTCTTCCGTGGGCAGCGCGGTGTCCGATTCAAGTTCATTCTCGATTTTCTCCTCGTCTGTTTCGGGAATCACCTTGACCGACTCGGTAGTGTCGGTGAGTTCTTCCACGCTGTCATCCTCCGGAATGACAACTGCTGGCTTAGCTTCAACTAAAATGTCCGAAACAGACAACGGACCTTCTTcggaatttatgaatttttcttCCTCGACTTCCATCGGCGCGTCTTTCGCGTAACCGTGTTCGTATTCGATCCTCTTGCACAATTGTTCTGAAATTGCCGCATTTGATTCTTTAGAAGAAATTTCAATCAACTGCGTGGTGAATGTAGAATTGATTTCCAATGGTTTTTCCACCTCAACAGCCACGCATTTTTCATACGAAGGAAGCTGCATCGTTTCATTTGGAAAACTGTTCATTTTTTCAGTTTCAAAGTTTTCGGACGATAAATGCTGCTTCACCGCCGGGCAGGCGCTGTTTGTTTCAATCTCAGTCGACGTCCCAACCTCGGCTTTTTCATTATGTCCGGCGTCAGacgttacatttattttcatcgcgcCTTCGCGGCTATTTATCTCGCTCTTTATTTGACACTCTGCGACTAGTAAAGCCTCATTCATAACTTTATCTATCGCACCAGCGTCGGAAACTTTTTCTACCGTAACGACTTCCGATGGTTTATCGCTTTCTTTCACGCTGCTGTTCGCGAACGGATTTACTTCTTTACTAACAAGAAGACATTCTACTTTGCCCTCTGCTGCACCTTCGCTCTTATTATCGAGTGGTTCGCCCAACTGCTTCTGCACCCTGTTTGCCTCATTTTCCTGGCACTTGGATACCTCCCCTATCGCGACGGGGCTCTCCGACACGCACTCTGCCTTCAACTCGATCGGCTTCATCACCCTTTCATTGTCAAGATTACTCGCTACTGTCTCCCTCGCCTCATCTCGAGATGTCTCGACTTCTATCTCCGGCGCGCACTCTACTTCCGCGAGGACAAAGGTCGCTTCCGTCGGAGGCAAATCGGTGTAGGGACCGAGGGATGGCGGGGACACAACAGCGGAGATGGTGGACTCGACGCGGCTCTGTTGGGAAATGTTTACGCGAGATACGTCAGGCTGTGACGCCAACGTCGACTGCTCCTCGACGGCAGACACGGCAGGCAGTTTGAGCGCCTCGGCGAGGGCCGTGGCGCTCGCTGCGGCCTGCTGAGCCTGCTGCAAGGGCGACGGGTCTATGGGGGTTGGCGGAGGACTGGACGGGGGTAAGGAGGGGAGGTCCTCACTGGTTTTCCTCTCAATGATAGACGGCGTCGCGACTGGCTGGACTCGGTAGACGGGGACCTCTACCGGGTCCGTTACGGATTGACCGCCGGCTGACTGACTGACCTCGACTACTTTTTTCTCGGCCTCGACTTTTTCGACCGCCTCCTCTTTCTTATCCTCGACGGACGGGACGGGAGTAGGGGCGGAGGGAGTGGGttcctctttcttttcctcGGCGGGACTAGCGGCTACTGGCGACGCCGCGGCCGCTTCTTCCTTCGGCTCGGCTGCTGCTACCGGCGCGGCTACCTGCTCATCTGCCGATGGACTGCTCGCCCCTGATTTCTCCTCCACTGGACTGCTCGCGGAGGCTGTCGCATTCTCTGCTTCCTCACCACCCTGAAACAATAGAGAATACCccattttagtattttatattgcgtAACTAAGATTTACTATTGCAAATTAAGGTTATACTTAAAGTACAATACGAGAGATCTTAAATactatgtattaaatataattatttgacggacatttgtttttaacatacatttatatggGAAAATTTACTTTGGCACTTTATAACGTTACATTCATATATCgaagaaataaagatatttatttatctatgtcACAcgcattataaaaaagtaatttctaattttaactcaatataaattagaaattagatAGCAATTACGTGTgaagaaaatatcaaatatacgACCGTTTTGACACTCGATCGGCTctgcgtaaaataaaaaagtgggGTCTCTACGCCACGTGGAGTGCAGtgtaatggaaaaaaatgttggcTCAGTCGAgcgcgatattatttttttgttcgcCGCGAGGGGTCGTCGACGATTGTAGTGTGCGTTCCCTTGAAGCAAGGGGTAAGCTTTCTCCGAGCGATTCAAATAAAAACGAGGGTGAACAGCTTAATGATACGTCGACGTGGAACgaaagagatagaaagagaaaaacgaTGTGTAAAGAGGCGTTCGTAGCGCTCTAATACATCCGAGGGAGGTACAGCGAGAAACGCACGATGGGGCGCCGAATTACCAACGTTCTCACCCTTTAGGGACCATGTCCAATCGTGTCACTGTGTCAAtgagtgtttttttttttttttccttttttttaagaCAAAACGATCACGATTGTGTCAACAACGTGTGAAATAACGGACGAGATTGATGAATCGTGCTTGACAAATTTACCATTGTACGCGATTATCGTGTGAATGACGATATTAGGCACGTCGATGAAAGGCGAGACCTCGGTGCGTGACGTGGCAGCAAGTGCCATATCGTTTATTCGCATAATTCCGTTATCAGCGCCGTAACGTAATATGCAGATAGACATGAAGGAGTGCACAGCGGAATGAAAGTATGAGCACGTTCCGCCGATGCATGCCAAAGCGTTATTACGCTCAGAAATTCCTGAGACGTTTACTATGCCCCTAATATAGTAATTCAGACGCAAGGTATTTATTGCAGCTGCAATGTGCTTGATGTGTAATATTTGCTATTTGCCCCTACAAGTTCTCCTAATCTCTCCACTTActacaaataaaagatttacatatatataaatataaaataatgtataaatttatattgaaaaaataataaaatattcagatatttaaataagccTTTAATAGAAACACAAAATTATGATGactagtatatgtaataattttattctggcTAATTTATGTGACTATTCCGCCTAAGGCTCACTTGTTTGATGATCATTATTAGTTTTCGCTTGGAGAGTGTTGAAACACACTGTCAACAAATGCTTTAGGTTCGCGCAATCTAGGCAGCAAGAAGAGCCGCCGCGAGACAAAATCAATTCTTGAAACCCGAGAAGGAAACAGAAACCGGACGTGAGAAACGCGTCGTGTGCTTTATTGTCTCGCGTACCGTATCGATCGTCAACGCCGCTTTTCAACACCCTCTTTCCCCACTGTAAATTTTCCTGCAGAATATAAGCTTCTCGGCGCTTAAAGAATTACAACGGTGCCCAATGGAGAGGCACTTAAGAGGCATTCGTTGCAGCTTTTGTGCGAGTTGTACTCGGAATCACAATTTTATTCCTCTTGTAAAGAAAGCTTCTCTTGTCGAGAGTCATAACAGGATATTTCCCGATGTAACTGTTAGATTGTAACTTAATTCCCTTTAAGAGGTTTTCCGCAAACATTATCCTTCGTATTAATtgcgttgaaaaaaaaaaatccttcgattatgattttattgttCGTAATTCTACGTCAACTCGATTGGAATCGTATTCCGTTTCTtcgtaaacattttatatctaCGAGGGCAATATCAAGTGTCCTGAAAATCCGTTCTACATTTCCTAGCCAAGGGACCTGCTCCAAATTCCGCTCGGAACTTTCCACTCAAGACTCTTCCGCTTCCGTCTGAGTTCGATATTTAGCCGTAGAAACGTCGAGGTGAAAGCGACCGTAAATGGACGCTCGCGTCGCGAGAATTTGGCCTAATACCAAAAGGTAAAAACGCACGGCAAAAACTGGCGGACGTCCAGGGGTTGTGTATCGCGGGGCATTGTCCGCACGAAAAGACGTGGCAAGGTATCGAGGTAATGAACTTCCGGCTGCGCGGCGTCCTCTTACGACGAATTCGATCGAGAAATAGgcatcgataaaaatagacCATTGATTGAGATCCTGAGTCGCTCTTTTCCTATATACATACACCGAATTGCTGCTGGCCGACGATCAATCCTGAGTTAACGGCGACCGTATACGGCATGTGCCAAAAAAGTTGCATACCAATTGCATGCACTGCAGCGAAATAAATGTGCAATTAATTCTTTTCTAACGGTAAAATTGAATTCGCAATTGTATTGTTCCGCTATATATCTATTGTTCCACTTTGCAAatagcaattttaaaaattgattaaaatcatTGTTTGTTTAAAGTTTAATCCTTCGTTGTTATTTTAAGCTTTATGTTTcactgttaattaatttgttagttgTTCCGTGAAAATTTTAGCTTGtataaaataggaaaaaaagtttctcgtatttaagatattttatgaataacaGATGTATTCATCATAACAAAagcagaaaatagaaaaaacttCTCGAtgtataacatttttgtaGGTTTAATAcgttattataagtatatttaaacGAAAAGCGTAGTTTCTCTTCAGCGTTCTCAGCTGGTTGAAAGCTAGCCAAAGGAATCAAGTTACTCATGCGTTCCAGGTATTTACCTTTTAATATCGTGTCAAAAgatatagtaatataattgcaCCAATTTAGAACAATTTTACGAGAAAATGTACCTTTTATAGCCGCGCAATTATACTATATCCGCTAAACATATCTCGCGTTTTCGAGGGGCGAAAGCGAGTTAATTTCGCGTTGACACACGACaactgaatttttaatacaccCGTAAAATGCTAACGTTCGTGAATAAGCATACGCCGCGCATGAACGGTCGCGGCTTAAAATGGAATGGACTTGCGAAGAGCCGACAGAGTACTATAACTTTTATGCCCTCACGAGCACGAGAAACATTAGAAATGCATTAGCCCTCTCGCGTGCCTATCTCCGGCGACCCTCGACCGACCGCTATACGATCTCTCTCACAACAAATCCACACCCTTCGATTACAATAAAACTTGATagatttttaaagtaaacgCTGATAAGATATTCTCCTCTCTCTTCTGCGGATAATCGAATACAAGCATAGAAACCATAATCCAAAATCACATTATATAtcgatcgatttttttttgcactttttacactttttttctaaatttaaatattgataaaaatagagaagTACACGTCAAAAATTCCCATCAAATTCTTTTCGAAGGGGAAAATTTCTTGTCAGTAACATATCATTGCAATATTGTGTCGCGCTCATCCAACCGTGGGAATTATCCTATTCACCATCGCACCCAGGACAGCTGACGCTCGTCGATACCGAAATCAATTTCctgtttgcaaaaaaaaattagctaGAGCAACATGGCTCGTTGTAACAGCGGCGTTAACAACTGTGACGTCCTGTCACTTCAATACACAGCAAACGAATAGGCTCTCGCAGCgttaatatcatataaattgcTATTATGAAATTACgttaatatcatataaattgcGCTATTATGAAATTACGGAAAAACGTTtgaatttttaagttttcatAAATGAGCGCCTAAAGTCATCACGATAAGCTGTCATTATAATGTTGTCTACAATTTCTAAACATGATTTCCCTTCGCAGTAAAGCGCCTGCGGAACGAGATCTGATGGTTACAGAAAACGGAGCGTACAACAACTGCGCCATCGACGTCCCGGAAGTAATCTTGCGTATTTAACGAGCGTGACTTAGACAATGGGTCCGCTAATGATTCACAGGTGTTTCACAGACTCATCGATGTATCGGCGTATTCGGCGAACGAGACGAGACATGTTCATCGAAGGTGCCTCGTATGCGCGTAAAGCAACATCGTCTCTTCCGTGTAACGCCGTTCATCGAAGGGACGATGTACCATGTTTGGAAGACGGCGGTTCGCGAGTAAACTATCGTTTGTTTTAACTTCGCCATTCTTtcgcatatataaattacggGCATTTATCCGGTTCACCGGAGCACGTCCGCCAGCAATATCGCGCGCACTGGCCAGCAACACGAACGCGAGCGGGAGAGACGCGCGTTTCGATGTATGCGCGGTGGACGTCGAAAAACGCCAATAGTCatagagagagagggagagagagagggggagagagagagaaagagagaaacccGTCTATTGTTTGGCCGTATCTGCGCATCGATATGAAACTGTTTCGAAATGCTCGTCGTACCGTTTCCACCCGCGTTGCACGACGATTTCGCCATTGATTTAATGCAATTGTAAGATAAATCGACAATCAGCCCACTTACACTCGCTTCCCGCTAAGTATTGTACCGAGCATAACCAGGGAGCGTTGAGAAACATTCAACTACAATGACACGTTGAATTTGTGAAGAATAAAAAGCACTTTCAAAAGGAGTAAAATTTCGCATTTACttaaattaactaaattaatgttttgtgtctaattaaattttaattaacgcaCATTTACGATTAACATCGCTTGTTTCCGCGCTTGCGTAACAAGGTTTCAATTGGCCTCATCAAAAACGTGGAGCAAGATCGTCGATTTTCTCGCGATGACCAGAGGTTTTCGCGAGGCTTGGCACGCGACTCGAGCCGGTTAATAATCCACGCAGATAGAAATCTGACACGAAAGCCGGCGCGAGAGACTAGGCTCGCAGCCGGCGTGTAAACGACTGTTTAGGTCGTGGCGAGCGTCTCGCGTGTTTTACGCTTCGCGGTGGCGAGAGGCCCGATGTATCCATCGGCCGTGCATAGATCTACACCTTGCATCATCGTAATTGAAGCGTTTGGCGCATAAACGAGGCGAATCCATAATTTGCAAGGCCTATTTTACATGCAACTCCATATTCGAAGTCTTGCAAATTACGGACGTATCTTATTCCGCCAAGTCCTTCAATTGGTGGACGATAATAGAATTATCAACGAAAagtatttattcaaatttcagTCGgtgtttatacatttttttaaacatctgTTTTTTCAGGCTCCTGGCCTGAGATAATTTGCCTCTGGAGATAACGCTCGCTCGAATAAAACGGCTCggcgtaataatttaatatcacatCTCGCCCGCGGCAACGAGCCGCCGCGCCGCTTTCTGCCCGGTGAACACGACACGCACACACCGCGGCCGtaataaatttcgataaatcTCGTTGGAAATTCATAGCTAATCAGGGATTTAACGCGTGCTTTGAGCGCCGACCGGGCATGAATTGCATTTTTCCCCGTGGACTATCATAACAGTGAATTCGCCCTTAGTGAAAAGCAAAAACTGGATATTTCAACCCGGATAATAACGCAACCACGGTTTACGTCGATATTGTTGGGCGAGGTCAGGCGAAAATGCGGAATAAAGTTCtcgtttaaaaagaaataaattataaattataacgtcgtcgttgtaaaaattattcccGCCGGTGCAATCTTCGTCATATGCGACAGTGCTCAAATAAACTGTGAAATAACAGAGAGCATTGTTCAAGAGACGACTAGCGTGATCTTTAAACTCGGATGAATCGCTATTTCCGCACGAGTTTGGCACTGCCAGCGCTTTCGTCGACGAGCTTGGGTTCAAGAAAGCATTCTCTCGCGCCTTCGCGTTCCTCGCGTAAACTATTTTTGCGCGCCTCGCATCTCGCGCAAATGCAACAGTGTGTCGGTTTAACGTAACAAGCATTCATCCACTTAAATTTAACCATGTGTTCactaatgaaatattaatatattatttcacattatagACAAAATTGATGTCAGACAAAAATAAGAACTTAACATTTAAAAAGCGGATGggttattttcttcaattaagCATATaaccaaaatttattatcgtacCGTAGATATTTCCGTATCTTGCGCAGTTATCGGGTCTGCAGTAATGCCCAGTAGCGGAACATAAGCTAATATTCTCCGACTTCCGCGTGCAAGGGCACCCGCCGCCCTGTACACGCCGTTGCTTAAACTGCGCCCCGCTCTCAGGACGTATTCCATCTCGggatgaatttttaattaatcctgCGTGTGTAACCTTCAGACTTGTAACTACACCAGGATGTTTTTcccgattaaaataattacaataaacgATCGAGATCTTGCaatatttaacacaataacttttcttttctctcttatattattagtagtgcataatatatcttttacaatatattttctgaagcaataaaaattgagattaaAATCTCATAGCGAGATTACATTAaagaatcaaataatattgtaaaaagagatAATGACCAAAttgtaataatgttttaaatatttaaatatctcaaaaataatttttttaataaaatttgtaattacaatACATCAATAGTAAATGGATTTCGGATAAGAATATTCTACGACACGGCCTTACTTTGCCAAATACGCCACACGAATATTTCGAGCTATATTTAGGAAACTGGAGACTGCTTCTATAAGCAGTCTGGGTACTTCGCTGTTTCCTATTAATAGAGTCCAATCACCAAGCGAATGATTGatcttaaaaaagttttataattttattcgccCAGATCCGCGCACGAAAGATCAAAACCTACATATGACTTCGAAAATAGCATCAGTGTAAAAAAcagaacaaaaataattttttcataatatttatgcaccactaaatattttttaatcattatttttatggtatattgttaaaaattcttaGAGAACATTATGCCTATTTTCAACAAAcaatttaatcttaaataacATGTTGCAAAAATGCATCAACAAAAAGGTTTGATATCGAAAGAAACTCGATCGTTCATGACTATCGGCATATTACTAATTGCGACACTACCTTTATCACACGCGCACACGAAACACAAACGTCAAGAACAGAGACAGATCCGTACGAACTGTTCGCCGTTGGCGAACTACTCGGGCTAGGCTACGAGTCCATGAGGGTTTATATAGAGGATCGTCCCACGTCTTAGcaaaagaagagaagagagTCACATGTGGAAAgccagagagagaaaggaagagagaaactCGCGAGAGGAGTTAGTCACTAACCACTGCGGCAAGTAACCAGAG
The nucleotide sequence above comes from Linepithema humile isolate Giens D197 chromosome 4, Lhum_UNIL_v1.0, whole genome shotgun sequence. Encoded proteins:
- the Akap200 gene encoding A-kinase anchor protein 200 → MGARQSKRSVDITTTPKKEGIPAEGGVGDAAAPGDGKLERIEEADTKPTTNGIAPHTDTAEDKEKDKDEATEKDKEQQAQPQQEEVKPEETKQESSSGESPAEVAEVTTPTEATPASPNTATSPDNKETKKKDKKKKWSFRSISFSKKDKTKPSREETPKNGDVTKEEPLAEGGEEAENATASASSPVEEKSGASSPSADEQVAAPVAAAEPKEEAAAASPVAASPAEEKKEEPTPSAPTPVPSVEDKKEEAVEKVEAEKKVVEVSQSAGGQSVTDPVEVPVYRVQPVATPSIIERKTSEDLPSLPPSSPPPTPIDPSPLQQAQQAAASATALAEALKLPAVSAVEEQSTLASQPDVSRVNISQQSRVESTISAVVSPPSLGPYTDLPPTEATFVLAEVECAPEIEVETSRDEARETVASNLDNERVMKPIELKAECVSESPVAIGEVSKCQENEANRVKEVNPFANSSVKESDKPSEVVTVEKVSDAGAIDKVMNEALLVAECQIKSEINSREGAMKINVTSDAGHNEKAEVGTSTEIETNSACPAVKQHLSSENFETEKMNSFPNETMQLPSYEKCVAVEVEKPLEINSTFTTQLIEISSKESNAAISEQLCKRIEYEHGYAKDAPMEVEEEKFINSEEGPLSVSDILVEAKPAVVIPEDDSVEELTDTTESVKVIPETDEEKIENELESDTALPTEETLIFEEDTSAPEDAAIEQPLIDLAGVPDGFTKNEKTFDIEDTLPSPPEDLATFSPQTPELQSTVSAVEVEQIVASSSQIEQTEEGERCSLSPKDRVTSPGESCPLNDSEPTHRSPSRLSDAPTNSLSEKHSNESQTRVLSPESESVPISLEDLPPAPEDTGAQSLDSFDYPLPPEELSCPLPPVVSPNASVLESPPTPVEHAANPRDPTETLLTPPISPSHQSNISLASGIATETATKDRSQIPSYDQDGSEQSLSKPRTNSCNQSNIELKGRLTTEYSAETESQEAALSCQLSNIVPSIATKEHHQNAPEIETPVENNIAHDVSTTESADEAPKVAPPAVPAEAPASPPTAPAITEDVASVTKAIEEIEISDKAVAAAVNEAIECNTNEIIADAHHQNNINE